The genomic window TGAGGAGAGACTGCTATGTGAAGGCAGAGTTAACACaagctgtttttgttaaaataagacaaaaaacaaaacaataataataataataataatacagcatCTTCACATATGCGTAAAACAGCAGCTGTAGAGATTTTAGACTTTCAACCTTTTATTGATATGATTAGAATCTTCACTCCCCCGATATTGCATTGTTTGACCTGGTGTATTAGAGCTGCGGCAAAGGTTGCATCTATGTGCAACATCTCTGCAGACTGGACAGGGAAACATGATCCAAAGCCCTCATTGTTTGCTGAAGGACTGAAAGATAAGGGGCCCTTGTGTGTGGACGCTGGCATGGGTTATAACCTGCAGGTGTGTTTGAGACTGTCCAGAAGCAAACAATTCATAAGATAGTTGTAACCTACAGTTGTATCTAAGATCTTCGGGTCGattgagattaaattattaaacagGAATTGTATTGGCCATTTTTTTGAACtcttgaaatgtcaaaaattcgGACACACGAGTCACTGATGCGTGAAAAGAAATGGAGATTTAAGTCCTTTACGCAGCTCCATTCATAGAACAACCAGGGAAGCTCCGCTTAGTTTTAACACCTTGCGTGCAGCAGARAAATCATAACGCTGAGCTCCACTCGGCACTCAGCCGAAAGGGTAGAAGAGTAAAAGGGGGGCGGGAGAGTCGGCGGGAGGGCATCATGGTGAGGGTTGTGTGCGTATTTGGGGAGGGTTGGAGTTTCAGTCAGCCAATGAAGGAACTCCTGGATCTACGCGACACGTTGAGAGGTTATAAATTGTGAGGCGTACGGTATCGAGGTACATTTAAACTGAGCTGCGAGGGGGCAGGGAGACACGCACTTACAGCGCAACGAAACAACAACTAAACCAACACCTGGGTCTCTGTCGTGAGGAATTATTCCTCTTTTCTGAGATGTCTCACGTCCAGTTATCGAGCAGCGCGCTGGAGAGGCTGGTGGCCCGCAGGACCTTCCCTCTCCAGAGGCGCACCGGCGTGTGCCGCAGTCTTTTCGGGCCGGTGGATCACGACGAGCTGAGTCGGGATGTGAAAGCCAAGCTGCGGGAGATTTCCGAGCGGGACCAGCAGAGATGGAACTTTAATTTCGAGGACAACACCCCGCTGGAAGGGGACTACGAGTGGGAAGAGATGCCCGCGGAGAGGACGGCGGCGTTTTATCGGGAATCGATGCAGAGCGGCAGGACGCGCGTCCCGGAGACGCCCGYAAAGCAGACGCCCTCCTCGGAATCCGTTATGTCGGAGAGCTCCGACGGGGATGTAATGGAGCGCTTAGCGGTACCGGAGAGCGACCGCAGCGTCGTCGGCGGCGACGGGGAAAGCAGCTCCCCGACCCCGGTGGAGGTGAACCAGGAGAACCGGCCGGTCACAGGGATCTCCTCAGGGTCTCGCAGACAGGCTCCCTGTGTTCGGCGCAAGAGGTCGGCGACTGCTGCTGATGACAACAACACGCACATCACAGGTAGTTACAGGGGCTTATTAATCtactagaaaaacaaaacagagaagcCGCTTTAATTTCAGATAAATCTATTTACTGTGACTTATGTACTATATTATAATCTCTTTCATGCAGACTTCTTCGTGAAACGAAAAAAGGCTGCCGACAGACTTCCCAAGTCTCCCATCTCGGTGAAACAAACTCCGCGAAAGAGGATCCGTTGAACGTAAGAAGAACATTCATTTAATTCTCCACATTATTAATAGCAATTAcgccttttttccccttcttcttcttcttcttcttcttcttcttcgtctacAAATTGTAACAGTGTAGCACATAGCTAGTCATTTGTAATAAATACTGTAATAATGCGGTTGCAAGTGATTGAGCCAGACAGCGTTATCTCGGCTGGCTGAGTGGACGTGGGGGATGGGGAGGGAGAGAGCTGGTGGTGAAATCACAGGAGCAGCTATAGTGATAGTAGTAGCTGTAGTAACACCAGCGAGCTGGGAGGGGGGATGCGTACGTCACAATGTGGCGGGAAAACGCTGGGCTAAGAAGGGGTGACGCCTCGCTGCTGCTGTCgtcattcttcttctttccGTGGAAAGCTGACTCGCCGCTTTTCTTGTGaaacaaatgctttttatttcgTCGAAAAACTGAaccatatctttttttttatttcatccttAGGTggcgtttcttcttcttcttcttttacactttttttttttgttgttgcactaCTTCCCTACGTGTTTTTGAGGATTCCTACGGACCGAGAGCCGCTTTTAAGGCCGCcggaggaggggaggaagagAAACGGGGACAAAGAAGGGGGGAGTCCCGCTATTCTGCCGACTCGAACCTCCGTGAATCCCCGGCGGAGCGAAGCCTCGACACCGCCCGCAGCTCCTCTCAGGACTGAACGGTTTGGGAACGCAAAGGGGCGGGTGGgtggaagaaggaaaaaaaaaaaaaaaaactaaaacgagaagaaagaaaaggaaaataaaagggAGCAAATTTCGCTTGGATGACTTCTATCCAGTACAAATGTAGCATTCATTGTTGCTTTTGCATACAGCCACTCgacagtgttaaatgttttaacatctgTGCAAtcctagagaaaaaaaaatcttttacacTGGCCAAAAGTGTACAGCTTTATAGAAAGTAGAGTTTGTTTAATTCTAgtccttgtgtttttttccctgtaaaTGTATATATGTTAAGTTTATTCTAACTTATAAGttatttatgtttctctttatttgtcAAATGCCTTGCTGATTTTAGTCTGTTGccaattttctattttattttattatttgctgtttttaaagacattGTGGTGTTTTGCAATCTTGTAGCTTCCCAATAGTTAAGCCTTAAAAAAACcctaaatttttttgtgtctgagCCGTTGTAtggtgtgtgttttattttttcatacaaGTGCcctaagtaatttttttttgaaagaaaaaaaagaagaaaagaaaaaagagaaataaaacatcttcaaattAAACCTTTAAGAGCATTTGTGTTTTGTGCCTGGTTGGCTCTGGATCAATTCAGGCTTCCCTGTAGACAAAGCATGTGGTAGTTTGTTGGGAGAAAAACGCATATGTATTTATGTTCTGCTTCGTGTTTCAATATGAAAACTACAGTCTAATTAAATTGAGTAAATTCTATAAattaataatgtattttctGAACATGTTGGCGTTTTATACCAATCTAAACCAGTGTGTGGTAATGTATTGTCTTTGTCATGAAGTACTTCAATGATTTGAGACAATTAGCCTTGAAAAACTTCCTAATGTAACTATATTTTCTGAATGCCTGTTCAGAAAATATAGTACTAACAATGTATTagtacaattttttaaaataaattatgaaggTAAGTGCtcatttttcgtttttttaagTCTCTGCAGGGGTTTTTACATGTCCTAAACATGTCACCATTTACTGCTCatctacttaaaaaaattactttaatcatttttctatGTTCTTGggtattttaattaattttgccACTAAATAGCTATTAAATGCTAAATTCATATGCCTGTTAATTAGTAGCTATTTTCTGAGGACTTTGTATACATCAACCATACTTATAGGGTTATAGccagaaaactgtaatgaaACAGCAGACTCTGAAACCCGGTCACTCTAAAATAACACTCTGGATAttcttgcatattttatgtatttcattcataaaaccacatttcctCAGTGACTTCAAATCTTTGGTTGCCAAAACCAGAACAGGACAAACCCCTGCAGGTACAAATTGACGACACTGTCTGGGTGTGGAAAAAGTCCACACGATCCAAACCGCCAGACAGTTTGTGAAGGAGTGAAACGACCAGCATCTCAACCTGAAACGTGCGTGGAAAGTGCGACCGCTCCATGTTTTATTGGCTCCTTCGGCTCGCCGTCACCATTACTGATATAGATATCAAATGCCTCCATAGTGACGCAGYCACTTTCTGTCTGCGTGGATCCGCTTCACACGAACCCAAAGACCCTTTGCGGGGGGAAACCCGCATTCAGACGCAGCAACCCCTAATGGCAGCTGCGGGATATAGGCTCAGATTTAAAGGCCCTTTCGCCCCTTgtaaagaagcagcagctgcctTTGGATCCCCGCTTTGTCCGCCGCAAAGACCCACCCACCGCCCCCAtccccaaacacacactcacacacccaTCCAACCCGCACTCGACAAGGCCCTCCAAAGgacccactcacacacacacgcactctgTTTACCCCGCCGTGGATACACCGGGCGTGGAGGCCACCTGCCAGaaagtgcaaaaagaaaactactaGTCTTTGTAATGGTGCTCGTCTATTGAAACAAACCATTCAACAGGTCATACTTGCAAGTTTACCCTTAATTGAAAGAAGCCAAATGTGGGGCCCTTGCATGCATGCATCCATCCATGGCTGCATCCATGCATGGCCGCCTGTCAATGCCCACAAAGCGAATATGGGGCTATATTTCATAATTTTGCTCMAGTCCACCCCCACTCCCCACCCGGCCCTCCCATGACTGTATGACACRAATGTTTGGATGGAAACGGAGACTTTTTGATGGTGACTTTGTCAGCCGTAAGCTGTGACGGGGAGCTTGTTCTGATTTCCAACACAAAGCGCTCTCTGGCTCcattctttcctttttgttgccATATGGCAAATCCATGTAGACATAGCCAAGACCCATTCAGTCCAGCCACAGAATGTCCTGCGTCAGAGAACAAAGGACACTTTGTCTRGCTCCTCCATTGATACcaaagtgcaaagaaaaaatattataattaatCTATGGCTATATCCAGCTAATTAACGCCCATATGCCTGTGGGGGAGCCCAGGSCGCATTCAGCTCAGTTTTAGATCCCCAATAGTTTACATGTTAAAGACAACAGCTGTTTATGTGTTACTTTAATGAAGTCTCCGCTGTGTCGAAGACTGGACACATTCAGDCGGATTCAGTTCCCCGCACAGTCCCACCCGGCTCCTCCCTTCATGCCCCCTCCATGGTGCTAAACAGGTCATCTTCCCCTATTTGTCCCTGCAGCTGTGTAACTATATAAAATTTGTCCCAGTAAATAGGACCTTTAAGTCGCTCTCGTTTGCTGAGAAGGGTTCGAGTTTGAGCCATTCTGGGAARGTTCACAGGTTAAGGCCTGAAAAACAACTCGCTAAGCTCTTCTTTaagctgaacagaaataaatttgtaGAGCCCGGGCCCGTCTTTCAGACGACCGGTCGAGACCGTCGTTTGTTTTCRGACTGCTTCACACGCACGGAGCCTCGYGGTTCTAAATTAGCTCCACAAAGGCCCGTCGGACCATTATAACTTCATTCAGCKAGCGCATGATGAGAGTATGATGGACATAAAGGAAAGAGATGACAGCAAACATGCAGAGCTCATTAAACATGTCTTCGACAATGGGTCATCATTGTACAAGCAGCTGCTGACGGGGAGAATCAGTCTCATGGGCCCCGCAGGGCCCCCTGTGTGACCTTTGGCTTACATCACAGtgtcatcagcaaaattatgaTCTTTTTACGCacttatttaaatgatttctccTTCTCTCCTGTAAGAATATACGTTAAgtggaaaaggtttttcaggaagagcaggaacAGCTTAATTAGGCATTTRTATTTGCACAATCATACACAGGAAGGGTTACTTTTTGATTATTTGAGCTTGGAATAAATATGATGCTGTGACAATAGAGCAGGACAGAAGAGAGTtttgagcttttgtttttaaattttgagaTCAAACACCTATTtgacatatttgtaaaaaaaaaagtcaaactttccTTCagatcaatgcatttttttcccgacataaaaaaaaaaaaaagctgacataAACATGCTAAAACGCATTTTGTTTGAACACAGGTGAAAGTCCTGACCGTACACGCAAAATCAAGTGGAGCAGACCAACGGCTTCAAATATTAAAAGCCACGCTGCAACGCTGCACGGGACATTTGAGCGTTCgggttttgtgtaaatgtagcgacttaaaaaaaaaaaaaaaagatttcagggATGCGTTTTCCACTCGAAACACGTAATTACCGGGGCGGTCTGCAGAAGACTGCAATTAAATGTAGAGAGGAGGAAAATCGGCCAGAGGAGGGGTAAGGGGctagggtgtgtgtgtgtgtgtgtgtgtgtgtgtgtgtgtgtgtgtgcgtgtgtgtgtgtgagaattAGCATTTTCCATGACCATCTGGCATCGGCGCAGGCGACTGGGAACAAAGGAGAGCTGGATGGAGAGGAGAGGCGAGGCGAGTGTGCCATCGCATTGACCTGCAAATGAGGCTTTGTCACCGAGTTAAAGCTCCCTGACCCCCCTCCTTACCCCTTCcagctcttaaaaaaataaccaaaaaaataaataaatccacattTAATTTTGAGTACTTGAGTGGCGCACGGGAACCTGAATAACACACACCTGGCTGTGCTTTGGGGCTTCAGGCCGAAACAGGTGGAGAAAGAGGGACTTGTAAAGTTCAAGCGACGCGCTGCAGGTTATTCAGGGCTAAATATGCTTTAAAGTTTAGACGTAGAACTGAGTTCAATGATTAAACAGGTGTGCAGCTGTAAAagagtaaaaatcagaaattagtYGAGTTAAATGAGTTTCTATGGAGAAAACCAGGGATTTGTTGTGTTGCACGCTGCAGGGGaacctgaaaaagaaaaaagtctgctTAACATCTGCAAGGCTTGTTTGATGCTTGTTCATGCAGAtacttatttattaaaactacaaaGTAAGGACTAAACAGTGCAATTAATTCAGACTATTGGATGACATTCCAAAATAATCCCAAAAATAATCCTTATTTAATCCTGCTGGAAGTTTACATCCTCCtacgtgagtgtgtgtgagcattgtgcatgtgcgcgtgtgtgtgtattttggtggtggtgggggttCGTCAGCTTGTTGGACACCTGTCTCCTTGTGAATGCGAATGAATAGAGTTTGCAAAGGAGCGAGAGACGACATATTTGCATGctcatcaaaaataatgactCAAACAAATCATGAAATTGAGGAATTATGTACGGAACCACAGGCTTACCTCTCTTATAAACATTTGGTTACAATAACAAGTTTAGtgcatgaaaacagacaaacagcagCCATTAGACAGTTCACTAAAtgaacagagaaaagaaaaacaaagtcattaaCATCCACCGGCAACATTTAGCTCAAAATCCCAgagtatttttaattcatttcagaGGGAAATGATCTCGTAYCACATCACCTTGGTGTACGGCGCGAATTAACGCAAATTAGTCCAAACAGAGCAATCAACCGTGTGTgcaaagtttaatgttttcccACAATGAGGGGAATTACTGCAGAGAATCTGCAGGTCAAGTTACTTCTAGTTTGACCACCAGATGCAGACGCGAGGccagtgttttctcttttctttcctctctctctctctctctctttggctttttttcctctctttacATCCACTCAGTATTCATGCYTGTGGATAACAAAGAGCACGGCTCAATCCACGCAGGAGGCGGTGTGACAGGGAACTCGTGGCAGCTTTTCAAATATCTTCTTTCTGCATCTCCAACCCCTCCCTGTTTCGCCCCCCTCCCGCACCCCGCATCTCGACTTTGGTCTCGGTTGGAGTAGGAAGGAGGTAAAGAAAGGAAGGAGGGGGGTGAATCAAGCCGCCGCTTCGATCTCTAAATCGCTTTGCGCTCCCCACGCATCAAGGGGATCAGATTTAATGTTGCAcggggagaaagaaagaaaaaaaaaacagatcgtTTAGAGATGTTTTATAAAGTTTGGTCGAGGTGATGAAGCGAGTGGCAACACTGTGGGGTTTAGAGACAGGCctactttaataaaacaaaacttttactaGTGAAATTGGTGCAAGaatttgaatgtatttattttggatcaattttattaaatacatagTAGCAGAAATGATTTGCATTCCCAATCTCTTTATAAAAGTACTAAGATCATTATGATGAATCAAACCATTTCATAAACAACAGggtatttaaatgttcaaaactacAGKATCATCTTCCKTAATACACATTCAAAACCTACAGGCTCAGATYACTCAACAACAAAACCACCTCATTAATAAMGTGCMGTTTTACCCTATTTTACAAAGCACTAGAATCATATCAGACAAGCATCTTCACTGTTTCTTTCATCCATTTCCTCATGCCCCAAagttagaaataaacaaaaactgcatctAAAGCGTATAACTATCTTGAAGCAGTARTAAACCTTTTGACTTAACCTTTCTTTGAACATTTCACATCACTGCCCGTTCTTTATGTCTCACTCAGGGTTAAGAACAACTA from Poecilia reticulata strain Guanapo linkage group LG6, Guppy_female_1.0+MT, whole genome shotgun sequence includes these protein-coding regions:
- the LOC103465931 gene encoding cyclin-dependent kinase inhibitor 1C-like, yielding MSHVQLSSSALERLVARRTFPLQRRTGVCRSLFGPVDHDELSRDVKAKLREISERDQQRWNFNFEDNTPLEGDYEWEEMPAERTAAFYRESMQSGRTRVPETPXKQTPSSESVMSESSDGDVMERLAVPESDRSVVGGDGESSSPTPVEVNQENRPVTGISSGSRRQAPCVRRKRSATAADDNNTHITDFFVKRKKAADRLPKSPISVKQTPRKRIR